The segment agatttagGGTCGgcagaaaaaaatagggtcggtcgggttaccataaaccaacatatatttgtaTTTGGCCTAATCAACCTATCTGGCTATTCGGACCGATTCTTGTTTGGTGTGTACTTTCTGTTTATCAAAAGTAACTGCCACTGATACTTGCTACTTTATCTTAACTTGAGTGTGATGATAGCTAGTCCTACATGATACATGTACCAGGATAGCAAGTTTATCAATCCAGGTTATCATGAAAAGTTCACTGACACTGGGCACAGATGAATATAAGATATGTCTgatcagggacctatatttaatataggtctatggtctgATGCATCCCGTTCAGTGTTCATCTAACTGGTAGTTTCCTGCTTTGGCTAACTTTTGCACAGGAATAACTACACAGTTTTTATTTCATGATCTCTTCCTCCTCATTCTTTTTCTGTGTATGGCTGTATTGaaggtggattttttttttcatttttattgtaTGTTATATTTAGTGTGACCATGGTTTCACAAGCTGACAGTAATAATTGTTGGTGATCAAAATAATGATTTGATAAAATTCAAGCCGTGAAAAAATTATTTCTACTTTTAGGATATCAAAAACAAGATATATGTGTACTGGCGTCATGTTTTGTGTGCTTTATACATACAAGGAAGGTAGAAGagatggtggtggggggggggggggtggaggggaatTTGTTTTTCATCCTGGTGACATCACAATGCACCTCGATCTAGACAAACAGCttgtccggtgtaacacgaaatttttactccacgaaaaatttactccggagtaaatatttcgtacgaaattcttactccgagtacacttttcgtacgagaaaagaactccccaaggcacgaaaaaattactccctccacgaaatttttactcctcattttttttacttccacaaaaaaatctcgtacgcaataatgggatgcgggcgaaaggataatgccaataagtgatctcgcgcacaagaatgtcgcgctaccctccttccaccccttccaccaccaagactaacaggggacaagggagtacaaatttcgtacacctggcatgggaagttaaagtgctcgtgttggggtgaagtaatttattcgttatttattcgtcaggggagtaacatttttgtacaaaatgtttactcggaactcacctgacttggggagtaattttctcgtgcaatgggggagtgctttttttcgtaaagggagtaactttttcgtacgaaatgtttactccggagtaaaaatctcgtgggagtaattttctcgtgttacaccggtcctggttttacacaaacacaggcaacaggacatttgtttttgtttgtagttGCTTCACAACACATTtctattttgtttcttttcaacAGGTATAACTCCAACTGTCATCATGTCAGTTTTGGGAGCTTTCATGGCTTTGTCAGCTGATGGACATAAGATGCTTGCTGTGATTCTGATGGTTTTGGTCCCCATGGCATCAGCCCAAAGAAGCATTGTGTTTGTGCATGGAATTCTGTCTGATGCTGCAGAGTTCAATATAATGAAGCCTTGGATTCAGAAGGTACGGTTTGATAGGTAGCTAAATTAGTACACATTTAACTtcgctgtctgtgtgtgtgtatgtgtgtgagtgtgtgtgtgtgtacgtgtacgtgtacgtgtacgtgtgtgtgtgtgtgtgtgtgtgtgtgtgtgtgtgtgtgtgcgtgtgtgtgtgtgtgtgtgtgtgtgtgtgtgtgtgcgggcatgtgtatgtgtgtgtgtgtgtgtgtgtgtatgtgtttgtgtgtgtgtgtgtgtgtgtgtgtgtgtgtgtgtgtgtgtgtgtgcattcatgtatgtgtgtgtgtatgttttcattCAGAGATAGTGCAGTTCAAGATGTTTTGtgagtgtgtcacagtgtgccTCTCTCTTTTACTGTCTTTCTGCTTTGATGTGGTTCAAGTGTTTGCAATCTTTAGgagtatatatagatatagtaTGATTCAGAGTTTGCATGCATATGTTTGCACCTATCCCTCACACTTTTTCTGCCCTAATTTGTGTCATGTTCAATATGTAATATGCTCGTTGCAACATCAAGTTTCAGAACAACATGCACACACTTAAACATTGTTTTAACTCTGAAGCacagagtacagtggaaccttaagcccccccccccccccccccccccattttagacttcctcccttttaagaccccgttTTCTTAGGTTtttattcataacctctgtaaatttacccccattttaagactccctcctttttacatttggtcaagttttgggtgtgtgtgtgtgtctgtgtgtgtgtgtcaactagagcgattcagactaaactactggaccgatctttatgaaattttacatgagagttcctgggtatgatattcccagacgtttttttctccattttttcgataaatgtctttgatgacgtcatatccggctttttatatttagtcaagttttgactaaatattttaacatcgagggggaatcgaaacgagggtcgtggtgtatgtgcgtgtgtgtgtgtgtgtgtgtgtgtgtgtctgtgtgtctgtgtgtgtgtgtgtgtgtgtgtagagcgattcagactaaactactggaccgatctttatgaaatttgacatgagagttcctgggtatgaaatccccataggtttttttcatttttttgataaatgtctttgatgacgtcatatccggcttttcgtgaaagttgaggcggcactgtcacgccctcatttttcaaccaaattggttgaaattttggtcaagtaatcttcgacgaagcccggacttcggtattgcatttcagcttggtggcttaaaaattaattaatgactttggtaattaaaaatctgaaaattgtaaaaaaaaataaaaatttataaaacgatccaaatttacgtttatcttattctccatcatttgctgattccaaaaacatataaatatgttatattcggattgaaaacaagctctgaaaattaaatatatacaaattattatcaaaattaaattgtccaaatcaatttaaaaacacttttatcttattccttgtcggttcctgattccaaaaacatatagatatgatatgtttggattaaaaacacgctcagaaagttaaaacaaagagaggtacagaaaagcgtgctatccttcttagcgcaactactaccccgctcttcttgtcaatttcactgcctttgccatgagcggtggactgacgatgctacgagtatacggtcttgctgaaaaatggcattgcgttcagtttcattctgtgagttcgacagctacttgactaaatattgtattttcgccttacgcgacttgttgtaaaagttgaggcggcactgtcacaccctcatttttcaatcaaattgattgaaattttggccaagcaatcttcgacaaaggccggacttcggtattgcacttcagcttggtggcttaaaaattaattaaggactttggtcattaaaaatctgaaaattgtaatgaatttttttttatatataaaacgatccaaatttacgtttatcttattctacatcatttcctgattccaaaaacatataaatatgttatatttggattaaaaaaaataacaatataaaaattatgatcaaaattaaatttcctaaatcgatttaaaaacaatttcatctgattctttgtcggttcctgattccaaaaacatatagatatgatatgtttggattaaaaacacgctcagaaagttaaaacgaagagaggcacagaaaagcgtgctatgaagcacagcgaaaccactaccgcgctaaacaggctcgtcagtttcactccgttttgcacaagcggtggactacggtcattgtgaaaaaatgcagtgcgttcagtttcattctgtgagttccacagcttgactaaatgactgtagtaatttcgccttgttTAGACCAGATTTTGTCAGGTTTTTAGAGGTCTTACAATGGGTGTTCCACTTCATAtgttttcaatctttttttgcAGGATTTCCCTGGTGTGAACACATACGCTCTGGCAGCTTATCCTGACATATACAGTCTGCAGCCTATGTGGGTACAGGTCGAAAAATTTTCGGAGCAACTTCAATCGATCATGGACAAAAGCCCTGACGGTGTCAAATTGATTTGCTATTCTCAGGGTCAGTGAGAATGCAGTTTTGCATGTCTTTCTTGGTGGTTTTCAGTGTTTGATTCCATATATGCTTTTTGATCCGCATAACTCTCATTTCTTTTTAACTGTACGTATTGCAATCAGACTTGTAGAGTGGCGTAATTAATGTACATTTACTTCCTGTTTTTGATTTATGTGGCATATTTTATTGTCACGTATTTGTTGTTGATTGTCATCTGCATTTTTTGTAATATTACCAGGTGCATGAGGCGTTTCAAAAATGTATTTCTTATTGAACAGAAGCACCAGAATATCTTGATCAATTTGACAGTTCAGTTATGTTCCAAAATCAGGGGAAGTAATCAGTGTAGTAATGAGATTTGAAGAAGTAGTTATTTCCCTTTAACTGTTCTTTCAACAGCAATGAGCAGTGCTTTTTTCCTTTAGTTTATTATCAcataattcacacacacacacacacacacacacacacacacacacacacacacacacacactaaacatctgcacgcatgcatgcatgcaggcCGCGCCTGTGTTTTATTGTCAGTTTATTGTGGATAAAATAAGTGTCGCAAATATTTTAAACAGAGTTTGTGTGTCTAGAGCTTAGTGTTGTTCCGTTGTTCCAGGAGGAGTAATATGCAGAGGTCTGTTATCCACGATGCGTCACAATGTGGACACGTTCATCGCCTTGAGTTCCCCCCTCGCTGGACAGTTTGGAGGTCAGTGGTGCAACTATTTTATTTGACCCATTGCAGACATGTTGAATTCTTTATCAGTTTTAAGGTTACTCATCCCCCAGTGTGTAtgttataatgtgtgtgtgtgtgtgtgtgtgtgtgtgtgtgtgtgtgtgtgtgtgtgtgtgtatgtgtgcgtgtgtgtgtgtgtgtgtgcgtgtgtgtgcatgcatgcatgcattcatgtgtgtgtttgtttgtgtgtcagtgcttTAGCTCAGAAGTGCACTGCTGCAAAATTACACAAGTCTGAGTCAAGCATACGCTGCCCATGAATGACTACTGCTATGGATCCGTCTGCAGTGACAAAGTGGTTGTCGGAGAAAATGTTCTATTGTTAAAGTGGTTTGGCTTGTTTCAGATACTTCATACTTGAAGCCCTTCTTCCATGATATTGTCAAAGAGGAAGCTTACCTGTAAGTTGGTTAATTGCCTAATATATCTTTGTTCcctctatgtgtgtgtttgagtatgagtgtgtgtgttgtgtgtgtgtgcgcatgcgtgtgcatccatgtatgtgtgtgtctgtctgtgttattTTGCTTGCACCAACCTGTGTGGCAACAATTATTTATATATAAAGGTGTCTCCTAACAAAGTACCCGATTTTCTGtcaatactacagacaagtcagtaacTTTATTGAACATTTGTTTGCGTGATATTGTATTCAGTTCATAGAAGTTTTGTCCCCAGTTCACAGCTTTCAGTTGAGATCGTCTGTTTCTTCACACCACGTGATCAATGTAGCCACCCCGTTTTCCAATGACAGACTGCATCCTCATTGCCATATTGTTCATTACATTGGGGAATGTTTCCTTTGGGATGTTctggatttctctgagaatgtttgCCTTCAGTAGATCTTTTCTGACGAAT is part of the Littorina saxatilis isolate snail1 linkage group LG15, US_GU_Lsax_2.0, whole genome shotgun sequence genome and harbors:
- the LOC138948763 gene encoding lysosomal thioesterase PPT2-A-like; its protein translation is MSVLGAFMALSADGHKMLAVILMVLVPMASAQRSIVFVHGILSDAAEFNIMKPWIQKDFPGVNTYALAAYPDIYSLQPMWVQVEKFSEQLQSIMDKSPDGVKLICYSQGGVICRGLLSTMRHNVDTFIALSSPLAGQFGDTSYLKPFFHDIVKEEAYLLFYTKAGQVISVGNYWNDPHHHDKYLKENKFLTFLNNEVQHPNSSEYKSNFLRLKHLVLVGGPQDEIIGPWQSSHFEFYDNNEVVQPMENQSWYQNDAFGLQTLNKQGRIHTYSVPNVRHTHWAITFSVYDQCVKPWLGPSQSPP